The DNA region GGAGTGCCCGACAAGCTCCGGTCGGAAAACTGATCGACGCCCGGAAGCCGCTGCCCAGACGAAGGGGCGCCGGATCGGCACGAGTCGCAGCCGCCGGGAGGGCACGGACATCGCGGTCTTCGACGGGTTCCGCCAGGCACTCGCCGCCAACCGCGCCGAGTTCTTCCAGACCGTCGCCTCCGGCCCGTTCTACGGCTTCAACCGTGACGGCGTGACGCCGTCCGAGCCGGTCATCGCCAACTGGTGGCGTCAGGGCATGACGGGCAGTGCCGTCGCGCACTACGAGGGCATCAAGGCGTTCTCGGAGACGGACCAGACCGAGGACCTGCGCGCGATCACCGTGCCCGTCGTCGTCCTGCAGGGCGACGACGACCAGGTCGTGCCCTACGCGGACGCCTCGCTGAAGCAGGCCGAATTGCTCAGCGACTCGACCTTGAAGGTCTACGAGGGCTACCCGCACGGCATGCTGACGACGCACGCGGACGTCATCAACCCCGACATCCTCGCGTTCATCCGCGGCTGACGTCGCTGACGCTGCGTTCGCAGCGACCCGGACTGGAGGCGCGGTGCGGGTGAGTCGATCGACTCACCTGCACCGCGCCTCCAGTCCGTTGCCCACCGTGCGTCAGCGGCCCGGCCGGCGGTTCAGAACAGGTGGCCGCCGGACGCGACGTCCGTGACGAACTCAGCGACGACGAAGGCCGCCAGGAGGCCGGCGAGCGTGCCCAGAGCGGCGAAAGACCCCGGTTGCCACCGTCGCCGACGGGCGACCACCCAGCACGTCCCGACGACGGCGATGACACCCGAGACGAGCGGATACGCGATGAGGACGACCGAACTCGCGTCGTAGTTGCAGTTCCTCGCGGTGTCCGTGCACCCGACGAAGGCCATCTGGCTGAGCACGACCCAGAACCAGGCGAGGGGCGCGGCGACGTAGGTGACGGCCAGCGTGACAGCGGTCACGACGAGGTCGATCGCGCCGGGCTTCGTCGGGACGCGCGGTGTCCGAGGCTGCGCTCGTGCCGGGCGGAGGTACGCGTCCTCATCGGGGCCGAGCCACTGGTTGCGCTGCTCCCCCATGCGCTCACGGTAGCGGATCGTCGCACCACTCCGGGGATGCCTAGGTCCAGGGGCCGTCCGCGGTGCCGAGGTGCTCGTGCCCCAGGGGCGTGATCGGCACGACGCCGAGACTGGTGAGGCCGACCTGCAGGAGGGCGGCGCGGGACGTCCCGACGCGGCCGATCGCGCCCATCCCCTCGATGACCGCGCAGAAGTAGGTGCCGAGCGCATCGGCGTCAGCGGTGGCCTCGATCTCGCCGGCCTCCTGCGCGTCGACGATGCACGCGGTGTAGTCGGCACGGATCGCGTCGAAGGCCTCGGTGACGGTCGCCGCGACCTCCGGGTCGCGGGCGGAGAGCTCGACCGCCGCGCGGAGCAGCAACGACGGCGCCCCCTGGGCCTCACCGTGCTCGACCGCCGAGGACACGAGCTGCGTCCGGATGCGGGCGATCGGGTGCTCGGCCCCCTGCAGGACGGTCTTCACCGCGTCGACGGCCTCCGCGGTGTCGCTGAGGAACGCCCGCATGAAGAGTTCCTTCTTGCCACCGAACGCGTTGTACAGGCTCTGGCGCCCGAGTCCGGTCGCCTCGAGCAGGTCGTCGAGCGACGTCCCCTCGAACCCGCTCTCGGCGAAGGTGCGTCGGGCGCGTTCGATCACGTCGGCCTCGTCGAACTTGCGTGGTCGCGGCATCGGAACTCCTGCACGTCGGTTGTTGACTGATCCGTCCATTATGACGTACGGTTCTGGATCATTCAGTCAATAACAAGGAGGACACCATGACCGGAGCACTGCAGGGCAGGACCGCGCTCGTCTCAGGAGGGACGTCGGGGATCGGCCTGGCCGTCGTCCACCGCTTCGTCGACGAAGGAGCGCACGTCTTCGTCACCGGACGTCGCCAGGAAGCACTCGACACCATCCGCGAGGAGCTCGGCGACGCCGTCACGACGATCCGCGCGGACGCCACCGAGCCGGACGGCATCGCGACCGTCTTCCGTGCCGTCGCCGAGCGAGGGTCCGGCCTCGACGCCGTGCACGTCAACGCCGGGATCGGCGAGTTCAAGCCCCTCGCCGACGTCACGGCCGAGGACTTCGAGGCGACCTTCGGCACGAACGTCCGCGGGACGACCCTCACCGTGCAGGGCGCGCTGCCGTTCCTGCGCGAGGGATCCGCGATCGTCGTCACCGGGTCGACCGCAGCCTCCGGCACCGAACCGTCGTTCGGGATCTACGGCGCGTCGAAAGCCGCGATCGCTGCCCTCACCCGCGCGTGGGCCGCAGAGCTCGCACCACGGCGCATCCGGATCAACACGGTCGTGCCCGGGCCCACCGAGACGCCTGGGCTGAAGGGTCTCGCTCCGGGCAACGGCGACGAGCTGCTGGAACAGATGGCCAGCGGGATGCCCCTCGGTCGTCTCCTCCGACCCGACGAGGTCGCCGCCGCGGTCCTCTTCCTCGTGTCCGACCAGAGCTCCGGGATGACCGGAAGCGAGCTCCTGGTCGACGGCGGCAGCACCATCGCCTGAACCGGGACACGGGGCGGACAGGAGGCACGGTGCAAGATGACGCCGCGCCTCCCGTCCGTCGGTCCGTCAGTCGCCCTCGTGCGCAGCCAGGGTGGCGAGCACGAGCTTCGCGATCCGACGCTGCCCCTCGTCGTTCGGGTGGATGCCGTCCGTCGAGTAGATCCCCGAGCCCGATGTGTCGGCCTCGGGGAACGTGTCGGCCATGCTGACGTACGCGGCGCCGCCCTTCGCTGCGGCACGCTCGATCTCGGCGAGGTAGCTCGACCACGGCTCCGCCATGCCGTCCGTCATGCTCGAGGCCGGCGTGAACTCGCCGATCACGAGCAGCGAGGGCTTCGTGGGGAGCGCCGCGAGCGTCTCGAGGAACGCCACGTACCGGGCGCCGAGCTCGTCGGGTGTGAGGTTCGCCGCGTCGTTGCCACCCAGCGTGATGGTGATGAGGTCCGGAGCAGCACGACGCATCGCCGTCAGGAAGCCCTCTTGGTTCTTCGTGAACGTCGCGATCGTCGATCCCGAGTGCGCGGAGTCGTAGCGAAGGATCCCCTTGTCCCGGTCACCGTCGTAGATCGTGAACCCCAGCAAGGAGAACGGCGCGACGGCGGTGACGGTCACCGTGTGCTCCCCGCTCGACAATCCGTCCACCTTCGTGATCGTCCCGGTGCTGGCGGTCCCTGTCGTGGACACGGTCGTCGGTGCGGCTCCGTCGACGCTGTAGGTGAAGTCGCCGGACCCGGGGTAGCGCGCCCACCAGATGTCGATCCCGGTGCCCGTGAAGCCGTAGCTCCGCGAGGCGCCCGCCTGCATGCCGACCGATCGGTAGCCGAGGTCGGGGGTGGTGACGTCGAACTGGCTTTCCCCCGTGCGCGCCGTCGCCCAGTCACCCCAGGTCGAGTCCGGTGCGTACACGGCGAACTGCGCGGGGAGGTACCCGGCCCCTCCGGTGACCCCGTCCGTCGGGTGCTCCGTGCGCAGCTGGTCGAGCGTGAGGTCCATCCACCGGGTGGAGCGTGACGAGGCGCCCTGCCCCTCGGTGATCGAGTCCCCCAGGGCGACCCAGTTCGCGGGCGCCTCGGTCCGGTCGGCCACGGCGGCGTTCCAGGTCGCGAGCGGCTCGGCGACCTCCGGGGGCTTCGCCGCGGTGCACCCGGTCGCGACGATCGACACGAGTGCGACGACCAGACCGGCGACGAGCCGGGGCGATCCTCGACGCCGACCGCGATCGGTGGTGCGCTCGTGGCCGTTCACGTTGTCTCCCTCGGGTGGGATGTGTTCCGCGACCGGGCGCCGGGTCGGGCAATGCTAACCGCGCAACCCTGGTGAACTACCGTCGTCTCTGTGCCCTCCTCCACCGGGACTCCGGACCCGACTGCCGGTCCAGCGACCGCGCCGCACTCCGTCAGACGGACCATCGCGGTCGGTCTGGCGATCGCCGTGTCGGCAGCAGCCCTGGTCGGCATCGATGCGGTCGCCGGATCAGCGGACACCGCAGCGTCGCCGGTGACGGTCACCAAGGTCACCAAGGTCACCGCGGCGTCCACCGTCACCTCGACCGGCAGCGCCGTGCGGGCCACCCTGAAGGTCACGAACACCACCTCGGTGCGGAAGCCGGCTTCCTCCGCTTGGCTCTCCCTGTCCACCGGCACGAAGAAGTACTCGCTCGGCCGGGTCGCGGTGCAGGCACTCGCCCCGGGCTCGAGCACGACGGTCAGCGCAGTCCGCACGACACCTTTCCGCGCCGCGGCCGGGAAGTACTCGGTGCTCGCCTGCGTGGGTGCGTACTCCGGGCAGCACTGCCGCACGTCTGCTTCGACCGTCACCACCAAGCCGACGCCCCGCCCACGTCCCGAGACCGGCGTGATGCTCGACCTCGCTCGCGCCTACTACCCCGTGGCACTGATCAAGCGGTACATCGACCTGCTCGACGACAACGGCGGGCGTTTCCTGCACCTGCACCTCACCGATGACCAGAACGTCGGGATCGAGAGCAAGGTCCTCGGTCAGACCCTCGCGAACGCCGATCTCGACCACGACGTCTACACGAGCCGCGTGACCGGTCGTCCGTTCCTCAGCGCCGCACAGGCACGCACGATCGCCGACCACGCGGCGAAGCGGGGCGTGGCGATCGTGCCCGAGGTCGACACTCCCGGCCACATGGCTGCCGCCTTCGCCCTGCTCGAGGCGGAACACGGCACGAAGTGGGTCGATCGCATCCG from Curtobacterium sp. MCJR17_020 includes:
- a CDS encoding SDR family oxidoreductase, whose product is MTGALQGRTALVSGGTSGIGLAVVHRFVDEGAHVFVTGRRQEALDTIREELGDAVTTIRADATEPDGIATVFRAVAERGSGLDAVHVNAGIGEFKPLADVTAEDFEATFGTNVRGTTLTVQGALPFLREGSAIVVTGSTAASGTEPSFGIYGASKAAIAALTRAWAAELAPRRIRINTVVPGPTETPGLKGLAPGNGDELLEQMASGMPLGRLLRPDEVAAAVLFLVSDQSSGMTGSELLVDGGSTIA
- a CDS encoding TetR/AcrR family transcriptional regulator; the protein is MPRPRKFDEADVIERARRTFAESGFEGTSLDDLLEATGLGRQSLYNAFGGKKELFMRAFLSDTAEAVDAVKTVLQGAEHPIARIRTQLVSSAVEHGEAQGAPSLLLRAAVELSARDPEVAATVTEAFDAIRADYTACIVDAQEAGEIEATADADALGTYFCAVIEGMGAIGRVGTSRAALLQVGLTSLGVVPITPLGHEHLGTADGPWT
- a CDS encoding GDSL-type esterase/lipase family protein; this encodes MNGHERTTDRGRRRGSPRLVAGLVVALVSIVATGCTAAKPPEVAEPLATWNAAVADRTEAPANWVALGDSITEGQGASSRSTRWMDLTLDQLRTEHPTDGVTGGAGYLPAQFAVYAPDSTWGDWATARTGESQFDVTTPDLGYRSVGMQAGASRSYGFTGTGIDIWWARYPGSGDFTYSVDGAAPTTVSTTGTASTGTITKVDGLSSGEHTVTVTAVAPFSLLGFTIYDGDRDKGILRYDSAHSGSTIATFTKNQEGFLTAMRRAAPDLITITLGGNDAANLTPDELGARYVAFLETLAALPTKPSLLVIGEFTPASSMTDGMAEPWSSYLAEIERAAAKGGAAYVSMADTFPEADTSGSGIYSTDGIHPNDEGQRRIAKLVLATLAAHEGD
- a CDS encoding family 20 glycosylhydrolase gives rise to the protein MPSSTGTPDPTAGPATAPHSVRRTIAVGLAIAVSAAALVGIDAVAGSADTAASPVTVTKVTKVTAASTVTSTGSAVRATLKVTNTTSVRKPASSAWLSLSTGTKKYSLGRVAVQALAPGSSTTVSAVRTTPFRAAAGKYSVLACVGAYSGQHCRTSASTVTTKPTPRPRPETGVMLDLARAYYPVALIKRYIDLLDDNGGRFLHLHLTDDQNVGIESKVLGQTLANADLDHDVYTSRVTGRPFLSAAQARTIADHAAKRGVAIVPEVDTPGHMAAAFALLEAEHGTKWVDRIRSGESELDPSAPGSLALATKLYAEVQRTFPSSRAVHIGGDEWGGNVTADGRVGWMNAMAAALGTREVWAWNDGIDRAAVGRLDPRIHVTYWSFDGDTEDAAERRERRARRASAVDLQQAGIDLLNYNSYYLYEVPTDLDPADSDYTVADLREHWSLRTWDGDSGARLAAPMSGAAVAIWGEDLDSPPADALLRWSAPHVKAMIETAAS